In Limnohabitans sp. INBF002, one genomic interval encodes:
- a CDS encoding OsmC domain/YcaO domain-containing protein: protein MEIKVNFLDKLRLEAKFDDFTVVADQPIRYKGDGSAPGPFDYFLASSALCAAYFVKLYCVTRNIPTENIRLSQNNIVDPENRYQQIFKIQVELPPDIQEVDRRGILNSIERCTVKKVVQAGPEFVIEEVENLDADAQSLLTLKHTSDTSTYIAGKDLPLEQTIANMSGLLADLGIKIEIASWRNIIPNVWSLHIRDAHSPMCFTNGKGSTKESALASALGEYIERLNNNHFYAGAFWGEDIANSEFVHYPNERWFKPNKKDALPKEILDTYCLNIYNPDGELRGSHLIDTNSGNTQRGICALPYVRQSDGEVVYFPSNLIENLFVSNGMSAGNTLAEAQVQCLSEIFERAVKREILEGEICLPDVPQDVLAKYPSILAGIQGLEEQGFPVLVKDASLGGTYPVMCVTLMNPRTGGVFASFGAHPSFEVALERSLTELLQGRSFEGLNDLPPPTFESNAVTEPNNFVEHFIDSSGIVSWRFFSAKADYEFVEWDFSGQGENSNAQEASTLFGILEDMGKETYTAVHDQLGAIACRILVPGYSEVYPVEDLIWDNTNKALLFRADILNLHRLDDASLSSLLERLDNNELDDYSDIATLIGIEFDENTEWGQLTVLELKLLIHLALKQFEEAQDLVGAFLQYNDNTVERKLFYQALNVVLEVLLDPDLELKDYEVNFRRMFGNARIDAAIGSVDGTVRFFGLTPTSMKLEGLDRHHRLIHSYKKLHQARANVAN, encoded by the coding sequence ATGGAAATCAAGGTCAACTTTCTCGACAAGCTTCGCCTGGAAGCCAAGTTCGATGACTTCACAGTGGTCGCCGACCAGCCCATTCGCTACAAAGGCGATGGGTCGGCACCTGGCCCCTTCGATTATTTTTTGGCCTCATCGGCTTTGTGTGCGGCCTATTTTGTGAAGCTGTATTGCGTCACGCGCAATATCCCGACCGAAAACATTCGTCTCTCGCAAAACAACATCGTCGACCCAGAGAACCGCTACCAGCAGATTTTCAAAATTCAAGTTGAGCTACCGCCAGACATTCAAGAGGTGGACCGCCGCGGTATTTTGAATTCGATCGAGCGCTGCACGGTCAAAAAAGTAGTGCAAGCAGGGCCTGAATTTGTCATTGAAGAAGTCGAGAACTTGGATGCAGATGCACAGTCGTTGCTGACGCTGAAACACACGTCTGACACCAGCACCTACATCGCAGGGAAAGACCTGCCTCTTGAGCAAACCATCGCCAACATGTCAGGCCTCTTGGCAGACTTAGGCATCAAGATTGAAATTGCGTCATGGCGCAACATCATTCCAAATGTGTGGTCACTCCATATCCGTGATGCGCACTCGCCGATGTGCTTTACCAACGGCAAGGGCTCAACCAAAGAAAGCGCATTGGCGTCCGCACTGGGCGAATACATCGAGCGGCTCAACAACAACCATTTCTATGCGGGTGCCTTTTGGGGCGAGGACATTGCCAATTCAGAATTTGTGCATTACCCGAATGAGCGTTGGTTCAAGCCAAACAAGAAGGATGCGCTGCCCAAAGAAATTCTGGATACGTACTGCCTCAACATCTACAACCCCGATGGCGAGCTGCGTGGCTCGCACCTGATCGACACCAACTCTGGCAACACGCAACGCGGCATCTGCGCCCTGCCCTACGTGCGTCAGTCAGATGGCGAGGTGGTGTACTTCCCCTCCAACCTGATCGAAAACTTGTTCGTCAGCAACGGCATGAGCGCGGGCAACACGCTGGCCGAAGCGCAGGTGCAATGCTTGTCCGAAATTTTCGAACGCGCCGTGAAGCGCGAAATCTTGGAAGGTGAAATCTGTTTGCCCGACGTGCCGCAGGACGTGTTGGCCAAGTACCCCAGTATCTTGGCGGGCATCCAAGGTTTGGAAGAACAAGGCTTTCCGGTGCTGGTGAAAGACGCGTCATTGGGCGGCACCTACCCCGTGATGTGCGTCACCTTGATGAACCCACGCACAGGCGGTGTCTTTGCCTCATTCGGTGCGCACCCCAGCTTTGAGGTGGCACTGGAGCGCAGCCTCACCGAACTGCTGCAAGGGCGCAGCTTCGAAGGTCTGAACGATTTGCCACCGCCCACATTTGAGAGCAATGCGGTCACCGAGCCCAATAACTTTGTGGAGCATTTCATCGATTCCAGCGGCATCGTGTCATGGCGCTTCTTCAGTGCCAAAGCAGATTACGAATTTGTGGAATGGGATTTTTCTGGCCAAGGTGAGAATTCAAATGCACAAGAAGCCTCGACCCTGTTTGGCATTCTCGAAGACATGGGCAAAGAGACCTACACCGCGGTCCATGACCAGCTGGGCGCCATCGCCTGCAGAATTTTGGTGCCGGGTTATTCAGAGGTTTACCCCGTTGAAGATTTGATCTGGGACAACACCAACAAAGCCTTGTTGTTCCGCGCTGATATTTTGAACTTACACCGCTTGGACGATGCCAGCTTGTCTTCCCTGCTGGAACGCTTGGACAACAACGAACTCGATGATTACTCAGACATCGCTACCTTGATCGGCATTGAATTTGATGAAAACACGGAATGGGGCCAACTGACCGTGCTTGAATTGAAGCTCTTGATTCATCTGGCTTTGAAGCAATTTGAAGAAGCGCAAGATCTTGTGGGCGCCTTCCTGCAATACAACGACAACACGGTGGAACGCAAATTGTTTTACCAAGCCTTGAACGTGGTGCTGGAGGTGTTGCTCGATCCAGACTTAGAACTGAAAGACTATGAAGTCAATTTCCGTCGCATGTTTGGCAACGCTCGAATAGACGCGGCCATTGGCTCAGTGGATGGCACAGTGCGATTCTTTGGCTTGACGCCTACCAGCATGAAACTAGAAGGCCTTGATAGACACCACCGCTTGATCCACAGCTACAAGAAATTACATCAGGCGCGCGCCAATGTGGCGAATTAA